The window TCGCCGTCCCCCGGAATCCGCCCGCCCGTGCTCCGGTCGAGCGCGCGGCGCAGGGCGACGACGGAAACCCAGCGGTCTTCCGGGTCGACGGCCATCGCCTTCGCCAGCGAGCGGGCATAGGTGGCGGGGACGCCGGAGGCGACCGTCCCGACGATCGAGAGGACCTCCTCGACGAGCGACCGCAGCGGCAGGTCCGGCCGGTCGAACTTCAGCCTCACGCCCGTCAGGAGCTCGAAGCCCGTCGCGGCGATCGCCCACTGGTCGGAGCCGGGAGTCGCCTCGGCCCCCGCGATGATCTCGGGCGCGATGTAGCCGGGCGTCCCCATGAGAATGCTCACCGAGGAGATCGCCCCGCCGCTCTCGGGCCTGGCGTCGGCCTTCGTCTCGCGCGCCAGGCCGAAGTCGAGGAGCTTCAGGCGGGTCGCACCCCCGGGACCGCGCGTGAGGAAGAGGTTGTCGGGCTTCAGGTCGCGGTGGACGAGGCCGGCCGCGTGCGCGGCGGCGAGGACGTCGAGCGTGCGGTCGAGGACCCAGGCCGTCTCCAGGAACGGCACTGGCTTCTGCAGCGTCAGCTCGGTCCGGAGGGAGCCGCCGGAAAGGAGCTCCATGACGAGGAACGCGCCCCCGGGCCGCAGCTCGCCGTAGTCGTAGACCGCGACCGCGTTCGGGTGGCCGAGGCGCGCCGTCAGTCGGGCCTCGCGACGAAAGCGAGCGAGCGAGGTCCGGTCGGAGAGCTGCTCGGCCCGGATCACCTTCACGGCACAATCGCGGTTGCCCCGGATGTCGCGGGCCGCGTAGACCGTCCCCATTCCCCCTTCACCGAGCCGCCGGTCGAGCCGGTAGCGCCCCGCGAGGAGCCGCGGGACGGCCTGCGTCATCCTCACCGCGTGCCCGTCGGCCGGGCAGACGACGTCGTCCTCCCCCGCAACCCGTCCGCAGAGCTCGCACTCGTAGAGCGCCCCGCCGCCCCCGTCCTGCAGGTGCCCGAGGACCTTCTCCCTCACGCGGCGGTCCTCGTCCACCTGCCGCGTCAGCGCGGCCCTCTCGAGGGCGAGCGCGACGTGCCCGGCGACCGTGCCGAGGATCTTTCGTTCCTCCGGAACGTACCCCTCGCCGGTCCGCTTGGCCCCGAGGGCGATGAGCCCGAGCGGCTCGCCGTCGCCCGAGAAGAGGGGCATGGCGGCCGCGAAGCCGGCGGCCCGCAGCGTGTTCGCGAGCTCTCCTTCGGCGTAGGGCGGGTCGCCGCCGTCGGCCGTGAGCGGATGGAACGTGTTCCGCGATTCGGCCGGGTCAGACATCGGGAGGACCGCCGTCCGGTCCAGCTCGGGGACGTCGGCGAGCGCCCCGGTCGTCACCGGGCGAACCGGCACACCCTGTGTCTCGAGCGCGAAGACCCAGAAGGCCTGCCGGTCCGGCCGGTGGGCGGCCGCGATGCGGTGGAGGACGTCCGCCGCCAGGTCTTCGCCCGCGTCTCGCAGGTCTCCCACGACTTCGGTCACGAGCTGCGCCGGGTCGTACGCTCCCTGCCGGAACTTCCGGTCGAGTACGACCTGCGCCCGCTTGCGCAGCGGATCGAAGACGAGAAAGAGGACGACGGCGACCAGGGCCGTCGTGAGCGTCCCCTGCAGGGCGGGCGAGACGAGCGCCACGATTGCCGTCAGAGCCGGCACGCCCGCGAGGAGGAGGACGACGAGCGCGACGGAGGCGATCGCGTACGAGGCGCTCCTCCTGATGAGGCGGTCCACCTCGAAGAGGTGGAAACGCGTCGCGGCGACGATCAGAGCCAGGGGAAAGAGGACCGAGACCGAAGAGAGCGCCCACACCGGGAGGAGCGGTGCAGCGCCGGCAACGGCCGGGATGTCGCGCAGGAAGATGTAGAGGCCGATGTAGATGATGACCGCGACGAGCACGACCCGGGCACGCCGCCTCACGTCTTCCCGGCGCGCCACCCAGGCCAGGGAGAGGAAGTAAACGAAGATGAACAGGTTGACCGCGAGGGCGAAGACGGCGATCCCCGTCTTCCAGGCGCCTCCCGGCGGGGCGCCCCCTCCCTCCATCCACCACCTTCGGAGGTAGAGCCCGAGCGGCACGACGGACAGGACGGTGACGACGAGGTAGGCCCGTCCCGGGCTCGCGAGCCGCGTCACCGGGAAGAACCCGCCGATCGTCACGAGGATCCAGCCGAGGGCCACGAAGTAGACGGTGGCCGACCCGGCAAAGGCGACCTGATCCTCGAGGGACGTCCCGAACGTGACCGCGCCGATGATCCGCCCGGCATTCAGGACGCCCAGCAGCGTGAGGAACGGGAAGAGGGCGCGGTTGGCCGGATCGAACGGGCGCTTGAGGATGACGATGACAGCGCCGAGGTAGTGGGCGCCGAAAACGAGGAACGCGAGGACGAGGCGCGGCGGCGTCACCCGGCCCCGCTCCAGTCCGAGGTGGCCGAGCCAGACCGTCCACGCGAGCGAGAACACCAGCGCCGCGGCGAAGGCCGCTGCGACGACGCGCTTCTCGCGGGGCTCGAGGTTCCTCACGGGCGCCGTGATTATCCGCTCGGTCGCTCCGGGAGCACGGATCGAGACCATCTGGGCCCCTTCGAACCCGACCCGGGTACGATCCCGCCATGAGAGCGTCTCTCGTCGCACTCCTCGCCCTTGCCGTCACGCTTCCCCTCTTCGCCGAATGGCCGCCCAAGGGGCGGGGCGAGGCGACCCGCTCCCCCGTCTGGGCCGAGCACGGCATGGTGGCGAGCGCCCAGCCGCTCTGCACGCAGGCGGGCGTCGAGACGCTCCGAAAGGGCGGAAGCGCCGTCGATGCCGCGATCGCGACGAACGCCTGCCTCGGCCTGATGGAACCGACGGCGAACGGCCTCGGTGGAGATCTCTTCGCGATCCTCTGGGACCCGGCACGAAAGAATGTCGTCGGCCTGAACGCGTCGGGTCGCGCACCTCTCGCGCTCACGGCCGACAAGGTCCCGCCGCTTCCCGACGGCACCATCCCGCTCTACAGCCCGTACGCCTGGACCGTCCCGGGCGCCGGCGACGGCTGGCTCGAGCTCCACGCCCGGTACGGGAAGCTCCCGCTGACGGAAGTCCTCGCCCCGGCGATCCGCTACGCGGAAGAAGGCTTTCCCGTCTCCCCCGTCATCGCCACCGACTGGGCTCGCGGCCCCGCCCGCTTCGGAAGCAAGCCCGGCTTCGCGGAGGTCTTCATGCCCGGGGGGCGAACGCCCCGGGAAGGCGAACGCTTCCGCAACCCGGCTCTCGCCAGGACGCTTCGCCTTCTCGCCTCGAAGAAGAGGGCGGGCTGGGAGGGCGAGTTCGCCGACGCCATCGTCGCGTTCTCCAGGGCGAACGGCGGCTTCTTCGCGAAGGAGGACTTCGTCGGCCACCGCTCGACCTGGGACGCCCCCATGTCGACG is drawn from Holophagales bacterium and contains these coding sequences:
- a CDS encoding protein kinase, whose amino-acid sequence is MVSIRAPGATERIITAPVRNLEPREKRVVAAAFAAALVFSLAWTVWLGHLGLERGRVTPPRLVLAFLVFGAHYLGAVIVILKRPFDPANRALFPFLTLLGVLNAGRIIGAVTFGTSLEDQVAFAGSATVYFVALGWILVTIGGFFPVTRLASPGRAYLVVTVLSVVPLGLYLRRWWMEGGGAPPGGAWKTGIAVFALAVNLFIFVYFLSLAWVARREDVRRRARVVLVAVIIYIGLYIFLRDIPAVAGAAPLLPVWALSSVSVLFPLALIVAATRFHLFEVDRLIRRSASYAIASVALVVLLLAGVPALTAIVALVSPALQGTLTTALVAVVLFLVFDPLRKRAQVVLDRKFRQGAYDPAQLVTEVVGDLRDAGEDLAADVLHRIAAAHRPDRQAFWVFALETQGVPVRPVTTGALADVPELDRTAVLPMSDPAESRNTFHPLTADGGDPPYAEGELANTLRAAGFAAAMPLFSGDGEPLGLIALGAKRTGEGYVPEERKILGTVAGHVALALERAALTRQVDEDRRVREKVLGHLQDGGGGALYECELCGRVAGEDDVVCPADGHAVRMTQAVPRLLAGRYRLDRRLGEGGMGTVYAARDIRGNRDCAVKVIRAEQLSDRTSLARFRREARLTARLGHPNAVAVYDYGELRPGGAFLVMELLSGGSLRTELTLQKPVPFLETAWVLDRTLDVLAAAHAAGLVHRDLKPDNLFLTRGPGGATRLKLLDFGLARETKADARPESGGAISSVSILMGTPGYIAPEIIAGAEATPGSDQWAIAATGFELLTGVRLKFDRPDLPLRSLVEEVLSIVGTVASGVPATYARSLAKAMAVDPEDRWVSVVALRRALDRSTGGRIPGDGDVRFEVLRDDRR